One genomic region from Eremothecium gossypii ATCC 10895 chromosome I, complete sequence encodes:
- the BUD31 gene encoding U2 snRNP complex subunit BUD31 (Syntenic homolog of Saccharomyces cerevisiae YCR063W (BUD31)) has translation MPRPPRSPPPAGFDKVEPTLAAFAEQLRDLQGVSAPRGPRASAAAWPVFRVTHERSRYVYTMYHRRRAISRALYDWLLRHRYADRYLIAKWRKQGYEKLCCLRCIQPGESQYGHTCICRVPRAALELQSGAAFEQCTRCGCRGCASTD, from the coding sequence ATGCCACGTCCTCCTCGCTCGCCGCCCCCTGCCGGCTTCGACAAAGTAGAGCCGACGCTGGCCGCGTTTGCGGAGCAACTGCGCGACCTACAGGGCGTGTCTGCGCCACGTGGGCCGCgggccagcgccgcggcctGGCCCGTGTTCCGCGTCACCCACGAGCGCTCCCGCTATGTCTACACCATGTACCACCGGCGCCGTGCGATCTCACGTGCTCTGTATGACTGGCTTCTACGTCACCGCTACGCAGATCGCTACCTCATTGCCAAGTGGCGTAAGCAGGGCTACGAGAAGCTGTGCTGCCTGCGATGCATCCAACCGGGCGAGTCGCAATACGGCCACACCTGCATTTGCCGCGTTCCGCGAGCGGCTCTGGAACTACAAAGCGGTGCTGCCTTCGAGCAGTGTACGCGTTGCGGTTGCCGAGGGTGCGCAAGCACAGATTAG
- the RAD18 gene encoding E3 ubiquitin-protein ligase RAD18 (Syntenic homolog of Saccharomyces cerevisiae YCR066W (RAD18)) encodes MSIQPGQVVTDPSDFAGTTIPELADLDSLLRCHICKDMLQTPVLTQCGHTFCSLCIREYLNKESRCPLCLAELRQNMLQKEFLVGELAACYMELRARLLETVRIPPKKVAEVVQNNSPIELDSDGEVEIIESCTGAVPGSKRGSPQVEEVEAAAKRQRTKQNGIQYMLQKKPKAVGEKVPCPICNRLYNKEFLERVHLDECLMMGTLRESGESDITVIEQQSYTAEPDSKNSHVAERRGESPVDEVVTHKESYLGSGLRVTKSRLPKLHFTSLSTSQLKQKLSELGLPTAGSRQQMINRYNHYELLWNSNFLDSIQPVGEGELRRSLLSWEATRNTDTPISSGVSSSITNMLKTNNSASTLLKSFKTDKFDKSAWSRLHGKEFRRLIRAAKKSMLEQDRGEAITAQNNELSTKASVDMESTSFRNDTNDTIDTVTDEVHEDLK; translated from the coding sequence ATGAGCATACAGCCGGGACAAGTGGTCACCGATCCAAGTGACTTTGCAGGAACAACTATCCCGGAGTTGGCAGACCTTGACAGCCTGCTGCGATGCCATATTTGTAAAGACATGTTACAGACACCAGTGTTAACACAATGCGGGCATACATTCTGCTCACTATGCATCCGAGAATACTTGAACAAAGAAAGCCGGTGTCCTCTATGCCTGGCAGAACTCCGGCAGAATATGCTCCAGAAAGAGTTCCTAGTGGGCGAGCTCGCCGCATGCTACATGGAATTGCGCGCGCGGTTGTTGGAAACGGTACGAATACCTCCAAAGAAAGTAGCTGAGGTCGTACAGAATAATTCACCTATTGAGTTGGATTCAGATGGCGAAGTAGAGATAATTGAGAGCTGCACCGGGGCAGTGCCTGGCTCGAAGAGGGGATCACCGCAGGTTGAAGAGGTTGAGGCTGCCGCCAAGAGGCAGCGTACGAAACAGAATGGGATTCAATACATGCTACAGAAGAAGCCAAAGGCAGTTGGTGAGAAGGTGCCTTGTCCAATATGCAATCGCCTATATAATAAAGAGTTTCTGGAGCGTGTGCACTTGGATGAATGTCTTATGATGGGAACCCTGCGGGAGAGCGGAGAAAGTGATATCACTGTCATAGAGCAGCAGTCATACACGGCGGAACCAGATTCTAAAAACTCTCACGTTGCAGAAAGGCGTGGCGAGTCACCGGTAGATGAGGTTGTCACACACAAGGAGTCGTATTTGGGATCCGGGCTTCGAGTGACAAAATCGCGTCTTCCCAAGCTTCACTTCACCTCCCTCTCCACCAGTCAGCTAAAACAGAAGCTATCGGAACTAGGCCTACCTACTGCAGGATCACGACAACAAATGATTAACAGATATAACCACTATGAATTACTTTGGAATAGCAATTTCCTCGATTCTATCCAACCAGTTGGTGAGGGTGAGCTACGGAGAAGCTTATTAAGTTGGGAAGCCACGCGTAATACGGATACCCCCATATCATCTGGCGTGTCCAGCAGCATTACGAATATGCTAAAAACTAATAATAGTGCGTCCACGCTTTTAAAATCGTTTAAGACAGATAAATTTGATAAATCGGCATGGTCTCGACTGCATGGTAAGGAATTCAGGAGGTTAATCCGGGCAGCTAAAAAAAGTATGTTGGAACAGGATAGAGGTGAAGCCATTACTGCTCAGAATAATGAGCTTTCCACCAAAGCAAGTGTTGATATGGAATCTACTTCATTCAGAAATGATACGAATGATACTATAGACACTGTTACGGACGAGGTGCACGAGGATTTAAAATGA
- the BUD17 gene encoding putative pyridoxal kinase BUD17 (Syntenic homolog of Saccharomyces cerevisiae YNR027W (BUD17)) encodes MPKIVHQPHSTIAHGHRASLPGAGMTKKLLSVQSHVVQGYVGNKAAVFPLQCRGWDVDVVNTVQFSNHPGYGTHTGFRTQPEVLGRLVEHSLDGPLGLEHAAVILGYLPDAEGLRRAAAAIARACCARPALAWVVDPVLGDAGRLYVPPEVLPQYRALLRGGGVLAVTPNQFELELLVGAAAGSRAALRHALDAFHEQFPRVPYVVVTDVRLAGDDALCYTACSDGRAARLFATPRLPAAFAGSGDLFCALLVDALCSGSSPALADAVACALARLGGVLQRTYELACAKNCDEPPPQVVRDLRLVECRDLLVADVAPQLKGEDLP; translated from the coding sequence ATGCCAAAAATCGTTCACCAGCCACACAGCACCATCGCTCACGGACATCGCGCGAGCCTACCTGGGGCCGGGATGACCAAGAAGCTCCTCTCAGTCCAGTCACATGTCGTGCAAGGGTACGTCGGCAACAAGGCGGCCGTGTTCCCGTTGCAGTGCCGCGGCTGGGACGTGGACGTGGTTAACACCGTGCAGTTCAGCAACCACCCGGGCTACGGCACGCACACGGGCTTCCGCACGCAGCCCGAGGTGCTCGGGCGCCTTGTGGAGCATAGCCTCGACGGCCCGCTCGGCCTCGAGCACGCGGCCGTGATCTTGGGGTACCTGCCGGACGCCGAGGGCCTgcggcgcgccgcggccgccatcgcgcgcgcgtgctgcgcgcgcccggcgcTCGCGTGGGTCGTGGACCCCGTGCTCGGCGACGCTGGGCGCCTGTACGTGCCGCCGGAGGTCCTACCGCAATACCGCGCGCTActgcgcggcggcggcgtgtTGGCGGTGACGCCAAACCAGTTcgagctggagctgctcgtgggcgcggccgcgggctcgcgcgccgcgctgcGGCACGCGCTGGACGCGTTCCACGAGCAGTTTCCGCGCGTCCCGTACGTCGTGGTCACTGACGTGCGCCTGGCCGGCGACGACGCCCTCTGCTACACCGCGTGCAGCgacggccgcgccgcgcgcctgTTCGCGACGCCGCGCCTGCCCGCCGCGTTCGCCGGCAGCGGTGACCTGTTCTGCGCCCTCCTGGTCGACGCGCTGTGCAGCGGCTCGTCGCCCGCGCTCGCGGACGCCGTGGCCTGCGCGCTCGCCCGCCTGGGCGGCGTCCTACAGCGCACCTACGAGCTCGCCTGCGCCAAGAACTGCGACGAGCCCCCGCCACAGGTCGTGCGAGACCTGAGGCTGGTCGAGTGCCGCGATCTGCTCGTCGCAGATGTCGCTCCGCAACTGAAGGGCGAAGACCTGCCCTGA
- the TVS1 gene encoding Tvs1p (Syntenic homolog of Saccharomyces cerevisiae YCR061W), whose amino-acid sequence MRNLATVYLTVLAAAVAAQHGSHSAHGSTGQLNNNSIHPVAHESHHMHGMPILETQLTAAERAYWEQYDTMTYFNAPSKRKRGLWMHAAAVAGTALVLYPASLVLAESESRWYLVCLAAHCLVLWTGLAALAVYAASLPSTLYPGNVYGTLSWIVAIVSVSHAASAVVVRAAKWLAPDAAPYAIPLELLRPERSSSSHEHSQESIDEHEANVGKMYSPGEETAELAPDVEQATGGLRDGYRRERMQAPALLRHPIVQQMAERFGTVFGAVYRITNSLQLLLLLVYAAVGFAIGNRFAQGKYVFNFLAHWIKGGIFFLLGVLSLARYCGFGAAHGWAWNAIAYKARREDVSRWRRLFPQGTTMEGVESFLIFFYGSTNVFLEHLANPGGRWEAKDLQHVSIAFMYIGCGLCGLIVERRLASWRCVAAARVVGDCDEGSPGFSPNPFPALTVFFTGILMSQHAQASEVSTVIHAQWGKLLAYGSFFRIFTFLLLLLLPRKGKGPAHPFPELVTSFCLVSGGMIFMESTDQVIEALEYRGLTPMFTFNLSVGTTVLVMAWIMLLFSWRDAMCAQSSAHRVAR is encoded by the coding sequence ATGCGAAATCTTGCAACAGTTTATCTAACGGTGTTAGCCGCCGCGGTTGCCGCACAGCACGGGTCGCACAGTGCGCATGGCAGCACAGGGCAGTTGAATAACAACAGCATCCACCCTGTGGCGCACGAAAGCCACCACATGCACGGGATGCCGATCCTGGAGACGCAGCTgacggcggcggagcgggCGTACTGGGAGCAGTACGATACAATGACATACTTCAACGCACCCAGCAAGCGGAAAAGGGGGTTGTGGATGCACGCGGCGGCCGTGGCGGGGACGGCGCTGGTGCTGTACCCGGCATCGCTGGTCTTGGCGGAGTCCGAGTCGCGCTGGTACTTGGTATGCCTGGCTGCCCACTGCCTGGTGCTGTGGACGGGGCTGGCGGCGCTCGCGGTGTATGCTGCGTCGCTACCGTCGACGCTGTACCCCGGAAATGTATACGGGACGCTTTCGTGGATCGTTGCTATTGTGTCAGTCTCGCACGCTGCGTCTGCCGTAGTAGTTCGAGCGGCAAAGTGGCTGGCCCCAGACGCAGCCCCCTACGCCATCCCGCTAGAGCTCCTCAGGCCAGAgcgctccagcagctcgcaCGAGCACAGTCAGGAGAGCATTGATGAACACGAGGCCAACGTTGGGAAAATGTACTCGCCCGGGGAGGAGACGGCAGAGCTTGCGCCAGACGTGGAGCAGGCGACGGGTGGCCTACGCGATGGTTACAGGCGCGAGCGCATGCAAGCGCCGGCGCTATTGCGCCACCCAATCGTGCAGCAGATGGCCGAACGCTTTGGCACGGTGTTCGGGGCGGTATACCGCATCACGAACTCGCTGCAGTTACTGCTCCTGCTCGTGTACGCTGCCGTTGGTTTTGCCATAGGAAATCGGTTTGCCCAGGGGAAGTACGTGTTTAACTTCCTGGCGCACTGGATAAAAGGTGGTATCTTCTTCCTGCTCGGGGTTCTCTCGCTTGCTCGCTACTGTGGTTTCGGCGCAGCGCACGGCTGGGCGTGGAATGCAATAGCATACAAGGCGCGTCGAGAGGACGTGTCCCGCTGGCGACGGCTGTTCCCGCAGGGCACCACCATGGAGGGAGTGGAGTCGTTCCTGATATTCTTCTACGGGTCCACCAATGTGTTTTTGGAGCATCTAGCAAACCCTGGCGGCCGGTGGGAAGCAAAGGATCTGCAACACGTGTCGATCGCGTTCATGTACATCGGATGCGGACTGTGCGGCCTGATTGTCGAGCGCCGGCTGGCCAGCTGGCGCTGTGTTGCAGCCGCAAGGGTAGTGGGCGATTGCGACGAAGGGTCCCCAGGATTTTCTCCAAATCCCTTCCCTGCGCTAACAGTATTCTTCACGGGGATCCTGATGTCGCAGCATGCGCAGGCTTCGGAGGTCTCGACGGTGATCCATGCCCAGTGGGGAAAATTGCTAGCGTATGGTTCGTTTTTCCGTATCTTCACGTTtctcctcctgctgctgttACCACGCAAGGGCAAGGGCCCAGCCCACCCATTTCCGGAGCTGGTGACCTCATTCTGCCTCGTATCTGGTGGTATGATCTTCATGGAGTCCACGGATCAGGTTATAGAAGCGCTGGAGTACCGCGGGCTAACGCCCATGTTCACCTTTAACCTCAGCGTTGGCACGACGGTCCTGGTGATGGCATGGATCATGTTGCTATTCAGCTGGCGCGATGCTATGTGCGCTCAAAGCAGTGCACACCGTGTTGCCCGCTAG
- the HCM1 gene encoding Hcm1p (Syntenic homolog of Saccharomyces cerevisiae YCR065W (HCM1)), translating into MHVNVAVTRDADATAATPIARERKRRQPLSPEMSSPLRGSKLQRRKQTLEAGPGRASGTHTVDELAAQLERGCEQASERKPPYSYAVLIGVAILQSQEGKLTLSQIYRWISSFFPYYRLCDAGWQNSIRHNLSLNEAFVKGGKSLDGKGHFWEIKGNCEGRFFRDGAEYTGAAIRQRLQRAGATRERVEPENEPVLLPSLAPAPAVAVRSYDVFKRRYRNPDTFDEAGYATDPEARNHEEVATPEHPSVASDVSSEEGPERQRTPDSLDHEGSWNCMGSTSNETLSSSPLMRRYTCSFNTCFDPASPDEGVLLQPQLLETPQSHSPLQTPREQPASAGKLHTPFFDDFFGSPIILMPAGTPNGYVDESALDNERRIVPRSPRRPLNSSASSSFGLHRPQSILEAPHISTSALFGVDLCSVWRRALGGSEDRNDYASQQRLDILFKPAPDADRK; encoded by the coding sequence ATGCACGTAAACGTTGCGGTAACACGCGACGCTGACGCGACGGCTGCTACGCCGATAGCACGGGAGCGCAAACGACGGCAGCCGCTGTCGCCAGAGATGTCTTCACCACTGCGCGGTAGCAAGCTGCAGCGGCGGAAGCAGACACTTGAGGCCGGTCCGGGTCGCGCCAGTGGGACACACACGGTGGACGAGCTGGccgcgcagctggagcgcgGCTGCGAGCAGGCGTCGGAGCGGAAGCCGCCGTACTCGTATGCGGTGCTGATCGGCGTTGCGATCCTACAGTCGCAGGAGGGCAAGCTGACGCTGTCGCAGATATACCGGTGGATCTCGTCCTTCTTCCCTTACTACCGGCTGTGTGACGCGGGGTGGCAGAACAGCATCCGGCACAACTTGTCGCTGAACGAGGCGTTTGTCAAGGGCGGCAAATCGCTCGATGGCAAGGGCCACTTCTGGGAGATCAAGGGCAACTGTGAGGGCCGCTTCTTCCGCGATGGGGCAGAGTATACTGGCGCCGCGATTCGGCAAAGACTCCAGCGAGCGGGGGCCACCAGGGAACGCGTGGAGCCCGAAAATGAGCCCGTGCTATTGCCTTCACTGGCACCAGCTCCGGCTGTGGCGGTAAGGAGTTACGACGTATTTAAACGGAGGTATCGCAATCCGGATACGTTTGACGAGGCTGGCTACGCGACCGACCCAGAAGCACGCAACCACGAGGAGGTAGCGACCCCGGAACATCCCTCAGTAGCATCCGATGTGTCCTCTGAGGAGGGACCTGAGAGGCAGCGTACGCCGGATTCGCTGGATCACGAAGGTAGCTGGAATTGCATGGGGTCGACGTCAAATGAGACCCTGTCATCCTCTCCACTAATGCGCCGCTATACTTGCTCATTCAACACTTGTTTTGACCCAGCTTCGCCGGACGAGGGCGTACTTCTGCAGCCCCAATTGCTAGAGACCCCGCAGTCTCACAGTCCTCTTCAGACGCCTCGCGAGCAGCCAGCGTCGGCTGGCAAGCTGCACACGCCATTCTTCGATGACTTCTTCGGCTCCCCTATCATTCTAATGCCCGCGGGCACGCCCAATGGATATGTCGACGAGTCCGCACTCGACAACGAACGCCGTATCGTGCCCCGTTCCCCACGCAGGCCACTAAATTCCTCGGCGTCCAGCTCTTTTGGACTGCATCGGCCACAGAGCATACTAGAGGCTCCGCACATTTCTACAAGTGCCTTGTTCGGTGTAGATCTGTGTTCAGTATGGCGTCGTGCGCTCGGAGGTTCCGAAGACCGAAATGATTACGCTTCGCAGCAGCGTCTAGATATTTTATTCAAGCCGGCACCTGACGCTGACAGGAAATGA
- a CDS encoding WD40 repeat domain-containing protein (Syntenic homolog of Saccharomyces cerevisiae YNR026C (SEC12) and YCR067C (SED4)) yields MKLQSTLYNVGYPVYGARFLNANTLLVTGGGGEGNHGIPNKLTALQINFSKKKIVKRFRELTLDENDDSPTTLDVAQDVILMGCNENSEKIRQGAPNHHLRKFVYENEHLKFVGAIDLNRSDNPEDYTKLLYMSQDGWVAAVASSAVPTVIRIVNPGNLRETYEVETGNDVKDLHFSSDGKVLAYITASTLEVISIVTGNFIVRKTDFDKNLSLSKIRFIGEDTLLIAAALKKGTGIVLTKLSLKKGNTQILRTCVITKKFKSVTSMDVDPKGQLAVLAGSDNSLALVKLRNFSVAKFFKQVHTFAVTRVVFSPDSRLLVSVSAANTVHVVQLPEDFATRTTLTENLIKFFTNFVLVVLVALFARFAHQHGLHTKAYNIVSNTLRKPENRRTSFFSDILNQQITLSGDVVSSSTTAVDTVHSSVDTSGWYLDSTRSGTDAVASGDRLDGGAATIESLAKSAGVDSPVEVETLPHANSTTFSEVTAYTGEYPEVVSSATSEVAMESSVDSKFMAIEASTTPAITISTSLQSMSVSDVYTGTSAAEDASSTGSDASVVLEKTAILNPSSTNIAEDEFVDAIAEPPSASVDSTPYVTAARDYSSEDTGERSEPTITEYKTAIESPSTFGDDNESVFLVTSADLHPSVSSASQTLTTEELQAVANSHQYKTEVQIVKQDEDEVEDVLELDSPPASLYDGDVLKEAEKNDSSNVIPDDSIDIDEYLDENLVKNFTLENALSLDEIFDDDNVVFGEEKLLVDPDLEFPELTGMEQDMESDYLPLIENGTEAVLQLDPNIDDIDLDNNMVYADDAQPVSDGLQNIAIMPDVIDNLEIQTFSEQEKQQLEPSSIESVATSLEVPNEATTYEVEAADLTSSVDPIEIVIETAETAYNDASPDIVNLENTLTSTEQQDSAPDINEVDDLETEVEVKTEFLEDIVDFQHPVETSAQFNVPKTPALEVIDQPQPVTQVQTVIETVVDGTTRPANALLMNSTVEVITVKEIVKETVFVTEKVTN; encoded by the coding sequence ATGAAGTTGCAATCGACGCTGTACAACGTTGGGTACCCTGTGTACGGCGCGCGCTTCCTGAACGCAAACACGCTGCTCGTGACGGGAGGGGGCGGAGAGGGGAACCACGGGATCCCCAACAAGCTGACGGCGCTGCAGATCAATTTCagcaagaagaagatcGTCAAGCGGTTCCGGGAACTGACGCTGGACGAAAACGACGACTCGCCGACGACCCTGGACGTGGCGCAGGACGTGATTCTGATGGGATGCAACGAGAACTCTGAGAAAATCCGGCAGGGTGCGCCGAACCATCACCTGCGCAAGTTCGTGTACGAAAACGAGCACCTGAAGTTCGTGGGGGCGATTGACCTGAACCGGTCGGACAACCCGGAGGACTACACCAAGCTGCTGTATATGTCTCAGGACGGGTGGGTGGCCGCGGTCGCGTCGTCGGCGGTTCCGACGGTGATTCGGATCGTGAACCCGGGCAACCTGCGCGAGACGTACGAGGTGGAGACGGGGAACGACGTGAAGGACCTGCACTTCTCGTCGGACGGGAAGGTGCTGGCGTACATCACCGCGTCGACGCTGGAGGTGATCTCGATCGTGACCGGCAACTTCATTGTGCGCAAGACGGACTTTGACAAAAACCTCAGTCTCTCTAAGATCCGCTTCATCGGCGAAGACACGCTGCTGATCGCCGCGGCGCTGAAAAAGGGCACCGGGATTGTGCTGACGAAGCTGAGCCTCAAGAAGGGCAACACGCAAATTCTGCGGACGTGCGTGATCACCAAGAAGTTCAAGAGCGTCACGTCCATGGACGTGGACCCCAAGGggcagctggcggtgctgGCGGGCAGCGACAACTCGCTGGCGCTCGTGAAGTTGCGCAACTTCAGTGTGGCCAAGTTCTTCAAGCAGGTGCATACCTTTGCCGTTACTCGGGTAGTGTTTTCGCCAGACAGTAGGCTATTGGTGAGCGTGTCTGCCGCCAACACTGTGCATGTAGTGCAGCTTCCCGAGGACTTTGCTACGCGGACGACGCTAACGGAGAACCTCATCAAGTTCTTCACAAACTTCGTGCTTGTTGTTTTGGTGGCCCTGTTTGCCCGGTTCGCCCACCAGCATGGCCTGCACACCAAAGCCTACAATATTGTGAGCAATACTTTGCGGAAGCCCGAAAACAGGCGGACGTCGTTCTTTAGTGACATTCTAAACCAGCAAATCACTTTGAGTGGTGACGTGGTGTCGAGCTCCACTACCGCAGTGGACACCGTGCATTCATCTGTCGATACTAGCGGCTGGTACCTTGACTCCACGCGTTCGGGCACAGATGCTGTTGCCTCAGGCGATCGGTTAGATGGTGGTGCTGCTACTATTGAATCGTTAGCTAAGAGTGCCGGCGTGGATTCACCTGTAGAAGTAGAAACTCTTCCGCATGCTAACAGTACCACTTTCTCAGAAGTGACAGCATATACCGGGGAGTATCCGGAAGTCGTAAGTTCTGCTACTTCAGAAGTCGCTATGGAGTCTAGTGTAGACTCAAAGTTTATGGCTATTGAGGCTTCGACCACTCCAGCTATCACTATCTCTACATCTCTTCAGTCAATGTCTGTTTCCGATGTTTACACGGGTACTAGTGCCGCAGAAGATGCTTCCTCAACAGGATCAGATGCTTCTGTGGTCCTAGAGAAGACTGCTATTCTTAACCCTTCGTCAACGAATATAGCCGAGGACGAGTTTGTCGATGCCATAGCGGAACCTCCATCGGCGTCCGTGGATAGTACGCCTTATGTGACCGCGGCGCGCGATTATTCCTCGGAAGACACCGGGGAACGTTCTGAACCTACAATAACGGAATACAAAACTGCAATTGAATCACCATCCACCTTTGGCGACGATAACGAGAGTGTATTTCTTGTAACTTCTGCGGACCTGCATCCATCGGTGTCCTCTGCGAGTCAAACATTAACAACGGAAGAGCTTCAAGCCGTTGCGAACAGCCACCAATATAAGACCGAGGTGCAGATTGTAAAACAAGACGAAGATGAAGTAGAGGATGTTCTAGAATTGGACTCGCCACCAGCATCTCTGTATGATGGTGATGTTTTGAAGGAGGCAGAGAAAAATGATAGTAGCAATGTTATTCCTGATGATTCCATAGATATCGATGAATACCTCGATGAAAACTTGGTTAAAAACTTCACATTGGAAAACGCTCTTTCTTTAGATGAAATCTTCGACGATGATAATGTAGTTTTTGGAGAAGAGAAGCTGCTTGTGGATCCAGACCTAGAATTCCCGGAATTAACTGGAATGGAACAAGATATGGAATCTGACTATCTGCCGCTGATTGAAAATGGTACGGAGGCTGTTCTACAATTGGATCCAAATATTGATGATATAGACTTGGACAATAATATGGTTTATGCTGATGATGCACAGCCAGTGAGCGATGGACTGCAGAATATTGCTATCATGCCGGACGTGATCGACAACTTGGAAATTCAAACCTTTAGTGAGCAGGAAAAGCAGCAGTTAGAACCAAGCTCCATTGAATCAGTCGCCACCTCGCTTGAGGTGCCTAATGAGGCGACTACATATGAAGTTGAAGCTGCTGATTTAACTTCCTCTGTGGATCCCATAGAGATTGTAATCGAAACTGCAGAAACGGCCTACAATGATGCCTCTCCAGACATTGTCAATTTGGAAAATACGTTGACGTCTACTGAGCAACAGGACTCGGCTCCTGATATCAATGAGGTTGATGATTTGGAAACTGAAGTAGAAGTGAAAACAGAGTTTTTGGAAGATATTGTTGACTTTCAGCACCCAGTTGAGACCTCTGCTCAATTTAATGTTCCAAAGACTCCAGCTTTAGAAGTAATAGATCAACCGCAACCCGTCACTCAAGTCCAGACCGTTATAGAGACGGTCGTCGATGGCACTACAAGGCCGGCAAATGCTTTGCTTATGAATAGCACGGTTGAGGTGATAACCGTTAAGGAAATAGTGAAGGAGACAGTTTTCGTGACTGAGAAGGTGACTAACTAA